One Cardiocondyla obscurior isolate alpha-2009 linkage group LG02, Cobs3.1, whole genome shotgun sequence genomic window, attaatgattaaataaataatatttacaattaatcaaaaacggtaatttaatcacGCGCTCATATAGGTGATTGagatattttatgtaaaaaaaaataatataatgtttaatataatatgtcTGACTTCGCGTTACTTAGTTGAATTTCGTCACTACTTTAATTTATCGGTGACGGTCGAACTCAGTAACTGAAATTTCCTTCGATGATGGTGGCATCGCGTTTTCAGATTTCTCGGGaactaaaacaaaattaaaatttgccgCGTGTTGTTTTTATCTAGTGCTGCCCGAGAAATTTAAACGCTACATTTTActgtaatgaaataaaataaaataaaaaaattaaagaaatattaaaaaaacatcgAGGTATTGATGGAAGATGACCGTACCGATGAATCAAGTCAGTCGAAGTAATGATAGGAACTAAccgcttatttattttttaacaatacatctgaagttaatttttcttgttaattttCGCTACGTTTTCCAATAtgtttttcaataaaaaattaaaattttataacttttgcTATCacaatttaaatcattttaaagAAAGACGGATACAAATTCGCAATATGTAACAGGATAATTagcataaaattatacataattatatgtgCTACAATATAAATCTGTGTATAATTCGATAATATAAAGAGCTTAAACTGAATTCAATATCGAAAGGAACAAAGTCAGcataatttaacaaaagatTACAGAAATTTTACATCTTGCAATATTGATCATAGTTAAGATTACATTCACATTTTGCACAaacacaattaattacaataataaagcaaattaattGCTAATCGTGAATTTGGATCATATATAACCGGTTACCctgaaacattttcttttcacgtttttctttttacaattataaagtgcttttttttgtattaaaataaattaaatttgcgatgcttttttataaaaataaactgaccgatatgtcggtaaaattatgaaaataaacgaGAAGGGTCtaacataaatattacttttgatTTGCGTTTCAACGATGCGATAACTGAAACGCTGGAGACAAGAAacctatttaaatattaacacgagaaaacaattatattcaaattttatatgtagTCATATATATGCACGATGTATACATTGAAAATTACCTCTCCCATGTCTGCACACAACAGACATAAAAACGGAGGTTGGTATATTGACTAGAAAATTGTTTCTCCCTGATCTACTGTATAACATCGATGACATATTTTATCTAACGCCATGCTTAACAATATACATTACATCATTAATTAcatacgttaataaaataatataaatatataagaacGATTATAAATATCACCTTGAACATTGATATGACATAGTCGGCGGTGcatttgataaaaagaaaagattttgtaCCTAATCGGCAGTGGCTAAAACCGTGCTTCGATATATGTCTCGGCACGTTTTCATTACCCGACATTGGGATATCACGTATGAATTTAGTTTAGACAAAGATCGCcgtgttttcttttaattcgataTCTTCGGCACGGTTGGATCATTGGCTTAATTCTTGCACTCCAGCGTTTCATTAGTCTGACTGTCTATAGctcgaggagaaaaaaagctGAAAAATGTTATGTGCAGTATTACATCACATTTAAAAGACTATTTAAGTATCATGGAATGatccattttaatatatatctcATGTTTATAACAACAgcttaaaacattattaatgtGTACTACATATGTCATGCTTCAACATTACTCGCATTTCAGATACGTCCATCCTGCGGtaagataagaaaatatataactgcCCTTTTCAATTACAGATCGTCATTGAATCGGGagtcatttatttattgaatgtTACAAAGATTTTGCTGTATGTGATCGTCTTTAGTCGTGTCGGTGGCAAAACACAGGAACTTTAATTTACGATGAACGTAATCAGTGTACCGCAACTCGATGTATCTGAAATCCGAGTAAAGTTCTATCTAATCCTTCGTACGCTGAAAATACCTAATCTCGATGCGTTTACAGTGATTCACAAGCTTTGGATGGTCCTTCACGATTGTAGCCAGCTTGTCGGTGCTTAACGGCGTAGTGAGTATCGTGAATATGTGACCAAAAACCAAGGCGTCCAACTCGTTGGGCCTACTATATATGAAAAccatataaaaagaatttatgcCATATCTTGTAACCgatatatatttgcaaaatcacatttatttaataaactagGATATTTCGTTAATTTGGCGATAACGTAAAGGAATGTTCGGAAAGAGAAGGAAGCGATTCAGCCTCCGATTGAAAGCCATCCCATAGAGTATCTTTAGacgacgatttaattaatttaaaatcttcaGCAATTTCGTTTTGTAGTTGAAAATTAAAGTAGCGATGTTTGATTCGAAACATGTGGTGAATAAGCTTGGGAAACTGACAAATCGTGGCGGTGATTTCTTGATTGCAAGGAAAGCAGGGTGACATGAGAGTGTGAATGTGACCATATACCAGGGCATCAACTTCAGTAGGACTTATGGAACAAGATTATAAtttggaaatattaataaatcatgtAAATTACgacaaaaaattgaaaaaaagaattacaaaaacTACTTACATtttcccaaaaaaaaattcctcgtCTGCCAGTCTCTCGGACAACGCTATGCAACACTTCTTTACATCGTCAAAGACTTCATCTAAAGATTTCTTGTACCAACCAAGGACACTGAGTTTTTTTATAACCTCTCGTCTCTTTTGCCAGTTCAAGTAGTGATTAAGTGGCCAAGGATACACGCTTCCGTGTCTCTTCTTTGTAAGCCCGTTTAAAATCGTTGGATCCACCCAGCAGATGTACAATTCGGCGTTGAGAAATACATTGTTAACAAGAGACTGATACGCTCTCATGTCCACCTTACCGGCAGGATCTAGATCCTCAGACAAACTCGTGCCTTTGCTTTTTATATGTTCCACAATACCATCAAACTCGGATATTAACTTCGTGCCACATTTGATAAAGGGCACACGACCGGATGGCGACATAAATTCCGCATTCTTCCTCGGCTCGATCTGAAAATCGAGCTGGCACATTTTGAGGAAGGCCTGTACCGCTAAGCAGTTTGCGTTGTCGGGTAGCAGTATCTGCTCTACCTCGTACGGCTGGTACAAGGTAATCGGTTGTGGCCATGGCTCCTGAGCTGTAAAAAACATAATCAATTAGTGTCATGCAAATGGTTCACTCTCTAATGTAATCTGTTACATAATTGATGCTCGCGTATATGTACGTGGGCAAACTAAAAAAACGAGGAGCTACAACatgagagagaaaacgagacgATTAACGCAAGATGTTCGATGGTTCATTTTTATGCTATTTGCGAAGTCGACTGGTGACCACGCTAGATCACGCGCTGTTTTGTTTACGGTGCTGCAAGGTTAGACCCCTCGCGTGGGACTTGCGGAGTAGACTACGCGACGCTCAGATGTTACCTTCTAATTCCACAGCAATTGAATCGCTTAGCAATACGTGCGGCATGGTCTACGACAATCGCGTCCGTAGAACGATGACGGCGACGCTGCCTTCTGTTTCGGGGTTTCAAGATCCACAACCGATCGGTCACATACAAGCGCCACGAGTGAGCAGAAAGAAACGAATGCtagtacatacatacatacacgcgTCTTCTCTCTTATGATCTTACGAATATAAcgattgtatataattaacgcAAAATAAACTCGACAAAAATTAactgcatttaaaaaaatttgcttaatcaataattataaatatacttgGAGGGTATTTTTCTAATACGAGCGAAACTATTTGTTgaacgtaagaaaaaaataattaaaattaacgtacacgataaattaatatattacaaagtTTCCTGGGTcgaattgattaaaaataattctgattaatttaatcagtGACTCgacacattaatatttatattaatttaatggatagcattattaatgtttaaatataaatttaaattaaattagagaTAACAAATTCCATAATTGGGAACTTtgtaattctatttaattaattagaatttaacgAAGTCACTTTTACCACATGAATCAAGGTATGGATTGAGATATTTCCTCTGTTCTTGTACGTTAACTAGAGATTTATCCTGGATCGATGACAAAAatgacaattattaaatatctgtcttatttaagaaattattatattacacaaaAAATAACCTTCGAGAACTTGAGGCCAGACAGAAAAGCACGCAGGACACGTGCTTGAAATGGTGAAtcatttttttcctcgatatCTTGAAACCCACTCCGATAAGAATACATGATTAAACGAAGTGTTCgaaacttttttcttcttgataAGACTTACAATTTTCCACTgcaatttacaatataattagcCTAGCCAGGAGACGTTGCAACAGCTGCAATtgcgttcttctttttttcttttccttttattttttccttctgaaaataaaatcacaatGAATTAAACATTCGTGAGAAAGCTAAAGAAAtttcgataaaagaaaaagaaaaaaaaaattaatttctcataaaatattttcatactTTTACTGCGTCGTTAACAGCGTCGTTCACCAACGTAATCAATAGAACGTCCAGTCAATTAATCTGCCAGATTAATTTCGTCGTCGACTCGTAACCCGAGAAATTCGAAACGTCATTTTTCTCCGTACGAGAGATTCGATTTAAAAAGATCGCTGAGAGATGCAAAAGGTCAATTTCGTGGAGTTCGTGATTAATAAtgtgaaaaacaaaattgacCCGCGTGCGAATCGAAAACCTCAAAGTCTGAATACTCcaattgtaacaattaaaaaatgtaacaattgtaacaaatgtaacaattaaaaaaattatttgaattattatgcgtcagatttacattttaattacacacaTTCATGAAGTTTACTGCGTAATATAGTAATAGAAGTTATCTCGCAGGTAATATTTTTGAAGATACTTTTGCAGTAggacgtaaaaattaaatttcaacatttactatgaaaaaaaaaattctccctCCACGTTCATGTAATTATTGCGTATTATTAGTTTACCGTTGACGAAGTCGAGCACGATGTCAAGATCGATCGCACGGTTAGAGTCTTCCGGGTGGCCCGCGGCCGAACGGGACCTCGAGAAGGGAAAGGGGAGGTGAAGCCCGCTCTGAACTGCTCCGAATGTCGGAGCACGCGTTCGTGATTGATcgcgattaatatatattataaaggGGAGGACGATTGGTATGCGATCGTGACGTTTGTTGCCGCCGTTTTATTGGCCTTTGAGCTGCGCCGAAAATCGAATTAAGTTTCGTCGAGATGACGATTGCCGAGACTGGGACCAGATTTCAcacttgattaataaaatagaaagaaggggaggggggagaaaagagaaaacgagagaatgGAAAAGTTggcgatttaatatttatatattattccgTAGGGAAGTTAAAGCAAAAAGCGAAGAGCCATTTTACGACCAATTCCCTCGTTGGAACGAGCATATTTTTTGTGGGATTTCTTTTTCCGCGGCGGTCAACAAAAAAGGAACTGCATGCAGTTCGCGAGACAAAAAACTTCagttgtaataatataaaagtttttaa contains:
- the LOC139112126 gene encoding metaxin-2 isoform X2, translated to MPHVLLSDSIAVELEAQEPWPQPITLYQPYEVEQILLPDNANCLAVQAFLKMCQLDFQIEPRKNAEFMSPSGRVPFIKCGTKLISEFDGIVEHIKSKGTSLSEDLDPAGKVDMRAYQSLVNNVFLNAELYICWVDPTILNGLTKKRHGSVYPWPLNHYLNWQKRREVIKKLSVLGWYKKSLDEVFDDVKKCCIALSERLADEEFFFGKMPNELDALVFGHIFTILTTPLSTDKLATIVKDHPKLVNHCKRIEISFFSPRAIDSQTNETLECKN
- the LOC139112126 gene encoding metaxin-2 isoform X1 produces the protein MPHVLLSDSIAVELEAQEPWPQPITLYQPYEVEQILLPDNANCLAVQAFLKMCQLDFQIEPRKNAEFMSPSGRVPFIKCGTKLISEFDGIVEHIKSKGTSLSEDLDPAGKVDMRAYQSLVNNVFLNAELYICWVDPTILNGLTKKRHGSVYPWPLNHYLNWQKRREVIKKLSVLGWYKKSLDEVFDDVKKCCIALSERLADEEFFFGKIRPNELDALVFGHIFTILTTPLSTDKLATIVKDHPKLVNHCKRIEISFFSPRAIDSQTNETLECKN
- the LOC139112126 gene encoding metaxin-2 isoform X3, with product MCQLDFQIEPRKNAEFMSPSGRVPFIKCGTKLISEFDGIVEHIKSKGTSLSEDLDPAGKVDMRAYQSLVNNVFLNAELYICWVDPTILNGLTKKRHGSVYPWPLNHYLNWQKRREVIKKLSVLGWYKKSLDEVFDDVKKCCIALSERLADEEFFFGKIRPNELDALVFGHIFTILTTPLSTDKLATIVKDHPKLVNHCKRIEISFFSPRAIDSQTNETLECKN